Proteins from a single region of Streptomyces glaucescens:
- a CDS encoding branched-chain amino acid ABC transporter permease — translation MTGFLDHLLNGLALGAVYALVALGFVVIFKASGVLNFAHGSLLLLGGYLTAVLHDDLGFAGALAAAVVVTALVAGALDRLLLRGGDRDPRAAHVQTIVTIGVDIVLVTDLARRIGGDLLSTGDPWGDSVTRLGPVTVADSRLAAIAVSAVVIGAVFALFRYTAWGLSLRAASEDLEAAALMGVRLTRVRMLAWCLAGALAALAAVFLAAFPAPGLERTTGQIALKAFPAAILGGMASPPGALAGSLLIGLTEALVAGYQSELHVLGEGFGDVAPYAVMVLVLLVRPTGLFGAKGAVRV, via the coding sequence ATGACCGGCTTCCTGGACCACCTGCTCAACGGCCTCGCGCTCGGCGCGGTCTACGCCCTGGTCGCCCTCGGCTTCGTCGTCATCTTCAAGGCGTCCGGCGTGCTCAACTTCGCCCACGGGTCGCTGCTGCTGCTCGGCGGCTACCTCACCGCCGTCCTCCACGACGACCTCGGCTTCGCCGGCGCCCTCGCGGCGGCCGTCGTGGTCACGGCGCTCGTGGCCGGGGCCCTGGACCGGCTGCTGCTGCGCGGCGGCGACCGGGACCCGCGGGCCGCGCACGTGCAGACCATCGTCACCATCGGCGTCGACATCGTCCTGGTCACCGACCTGGCCCGGCGGATCGGCGGTGACCTGCTCTCCACCGGCGACCCGTGGGGCGACTCGGTCACCCGGCTCGGCCCGGTGACCGTCGCCGACAGCCGCCTCGCCGCGATCGCGGTGTCCGCCGTCGTCATCGGTGCCGTGTTCGCCCTGTTCCGGTACACCGCGTGGGGCCTGTCGCTGCGGGCGGCGTCCGAGGACCTGGAGGCGGCGGCCCTGATGGGCGTACGGCTCACCCGGGTGCGCATGCTCGCCTGGTGCCTGGCCGGTGCGCTCGCCGCGCTCGCCGCCGTCTTCCTCGCCGCGTTCCCGGCACCCGGCCTGGAGCGCACCACCGGGCAGATCGCCCTGAAGGCATTCCCCGCCGCGATCCTCGGCGGCATGGCCTCCCCGCCCGGCGCCCTGGCCGGCAGCCTGCTGATCGGCCTGACCGAGGCCCTGGTCGCCGGCTACCAGTCCGAACTGCACGTCCTCGGCGAGGGGTTCGGCGACGTCGCCCCCTACGCGGTGATGGTGCTCGTCCTCCTCGTGCGGCCCACCGGGCTGTTCGGCGCGAAGGGAGCGGTCCGTGTCTGA
- a CDS encoding branched-chain amino acid ABC transporter permease encodes MSDLLKRGRLLPLVLLLAALPFYVDAFWLRIGLFAMAAAIGAAGLGLLAGTAGQLSLGHAFFLAVGAYGYAWLAGEPGPGLPPALALVLAVLLAGAAGGLFSPLAGRVKGIYLGVATLALVFLGHHVLLTADSVTGGFNGRSVPPLTVGGFTFADTDPELVVLGVPFGAEERLWYLGLALFALTWVTARGILRGRPGRALVAVRDSETAAAVMGVDVARYRSAAFVVSSMYAGLAGALLALGFRRIVPDYFGLALSVDYLAMIVIGGLGSVAGATAGAVFVTALPLLMTRYADHLPLVAAPGSTGGAVGPTEAARYLYGAAIVLVLLYAPDGLHGLARRLRARLAARRTKSAPATAPSAAPARPKEHTP; translated from the coding sequence GTGTCTGACCTCCTCAAACGCGGCCGGCTGCTGCCGCTCGTCCTCCTCCTCGCCGCCCTGCCGTTCTACGTGGACGCCTTCTGGCTGCGGATCGGCCTGTTCGCGATGGCGGCGGCCATCGGCGCGGCCGGCCTCGGCCTGCTGGCCGGGACGGCGGGCCAGCTCTCCCTCGGCCACGCCTTCTTCCTCGCCGTCGGCGCCTACGGCTACGCCTGGCTGGCCGGGGAGCCCGGACCGGGCCTGCCGCCCGCGCTCGCCCTCGTCCTGGCGGTCCTCCTCGCCGGAGCCGCGGGCGGCCTGTTCAGTCCCCTCGCCGGCCGGGTCAAGGGCATCTACCTGGGCGTGGCCACCCTCGCCCTGGTCTTCCTCGGCCACCACGTGCTGCTCACCGCGGACTCCGTCACCGGCGGGTTCAACGGCCGCTCGGTGCCGCCGCTCACCGTCGGCGGCTTCACCTTCGCCGACACCGACCCGGAACTGGTCGTGCTCGGTGTGCCGTTCGGCGCCGAGGAACGCCTGTGGTACCTGGGCCTCGCCCTGTTCGCGCTCACCTGGGTCACCGCCCGCGGCATCCTGCGCGGACGCCCCGGCCGCGCCCTGGTGGCGGTGCGCGACAGCGAGACCGCCGCCGCCGTGATGGGCGTCGACGTGGCCCGCTACCGCTCGGCCGCCTTCGTCGTCTCCTCCATGTACGCGGGCCTGGCCGGGGCACTGCTGGCGCTCGGCTTCCGCCGGATCGTGCCCGACTACTTCGGGCTCGCCCTCTCCGTCGACTACCTCGCCATGATCGTCATCGGCGGGCTCGGCTCCGTCGCCGGAGCCACCGCGGGCGCCGTCTTCGTCACCGCGCTGCCGCTGCTGATGACCCGCTACGCCGACCACCTGCCGCTGGTCGCCGCCCCCGGCAGCACCGGGGGAGCGGTCGGCCCCACCGAGGCCGCCCGCTACCTCTACGGCGCCGCGATCGTCCTCGTCCTCCTCTACGCCCCCGACGGGCTGCACGGCCTGGCCCGCCGGCTGCGCGCCCGCCTCGCGGCCCGCCGTACGAAATCCGCCCCCGCGACCGCCCCGTCCGCCGCACCCGCACGACCCAAGGAGCACACCCCGTGA
- a CDS encoding ABC transporter substrate-binding protein produces the protein MNTSRTSKTLLASALAALLIAGTGCSSKADGDKPGDAADGVKAGPGVTDDRIRLGALTDLTGPYATLGKSIVQAQQMWADETNAAGGICGRTVEIVVEDHGYDVQKAVTAYADLSTDVVALPQVIGSPVVAALIDDIERDRLLTFPQAWAASLLGKDPVQVLGTTYDVDMIAAVDFLTRKGLKKGDTIGHVYFEGDYGANALEGSTWAAKRAGLKIVDQKIKATDTDLSAQVSALREAGVKAVLISAGPAQTASLAGVAASRGLRVPIVSSAPGFAPQLMKTPAAKALEAMLHVVSAAPAVSSDLPGVKKMVAAYEKKFPGSPVDSGVLSGYNAAQLLGADLKKACAAGSLAREDVVRAHRSQKNADTGLGTPQDFSDVNRPASVSTYVLKPDAEAVGGIVIAEEAHVAPGIEEYLNS, from the coding sequence GTGAACACCTCCCGCACCTCCAAGACCCTGCTCGCCTCCGCCCTGGCGGCACTGCTGATCGCGGGCACCGGATGCAGCTCCAAGGCGGACGGCGACAAGCCCGGGGACGCCGCCGACGGCGTCAAGGCCGGCCCCGGTGTGACCGACGACCGCATCCGCCTCGGTGCCCTCACCGACCTCACCGGCCCCTACGCCACCCTCGGCAAGAGCATCGTCCAGGCCCAGCAGATGTGGGCCGACGAGACCAACGCGGCCGGCGGCATCTGCGGCCGCACGGTGGAGATCGTGGTCGAGGACCACGGCTACGACGTGCAGAAGGCGGTCACCGCGTACGCCGACCTCTCCACCGACGTCGTCGCCCTGCCCCAGGTCATCGGCTCCCCGGTGGTCGCCGCCCTGATCGACGACATCGAACGCGACCGGCTGCTGACCTTCCCGCAGGCCTGGGCCGCCTCCCTGCTCGGCAAGGACCCCGTCCAGGTGCTCGGCACCACGTACGACGTCGATATGATCGCCGCGGTCGACTTCCTCACCCGCAAGGGCCTGAAGAAGGGCGACACGATCGGCCACGTCTACTTCGAGGGCGACTACGGCGCCAACGCCCTGGAGGGCTCCACCTGGGCCGCGAAGCGCGCGGGCCTGAAGATCGTCGACCAGAAGATCAAGGCCACCGACACCGACCTGTCCGCGCAGGTGTCGGCCCTGCGCGAGGCCGGGGTGAAGGCCGTGCTGATCAGCGCGGGCCCCGCCCAGACGGCCTCCCTCGCCGGCGTGGCCGCCTCCCGCGGGCTCCGGGTGCCCATCGTCAGCAGCGCGCCCGGCTTCGCGCCGCAGCTGATGAAGACGCCCGCGGCGAAGGCCCTGGAGGCCATGCTGCACGTCGTCAGCGCCGCCCCGGCGGTCAGCTCGGACCTGCCGGGGGTGAAGAAGATGGTGGCCGCGTACGAGAAGAAGTTCCCGGGCTCGCCCGTCGACTCCGGGGTGCTCTCCGGCTACAACGCCGCCCAGCTCCTCGGCGCCGACCTGAAGAAGGCCTGCGCGGCGGGCAGCCTCGCCCGTGAGGACGTGGTACGGGCCCACCGCTCCCAGAAGAACGCCGACACCGGCCTCGGCACCCCGCAGGACTTCTCCGACGTGAACCGCCCGGCCAGCGTCTCCACCTACGTCCTCAAGCCGGACGCCGAGGCGGTCGGCGGCATCGTGATCGCGGAGGAGGCGCACGTCGCGCCCGGCATCGAGGAGTACCTCAACTCCTGA
- a CDS encoding SAM-dependent methyltransferase, with product MKTGKQLSTEIDANVPTAARMYDHYLGGKDNYAADRAACEELDKVVPSTRRLALNNRRFLQRVVRTLAAEYGIRQFLDHGSGLPTQDNVHQVAQRHDPSAHVVYVDNDPMVLVHGRALLEQDERTTVIHADMRETEAIFEHPDTRRLIDFDEPVAVLFNSVFHCIPDSDTDGPLAVVRRVTERLAPGSFLVMCQLVSEDAEVRDFVTDFMAQATQGRWGRVRRQQDVAEWFEGLEILEPGLVEVSTWRPDSDVVPRQLTREWIEFGGVARKP from the coding sequence ATGAAGACCGGTAAGCAGCTCTCCACGGAGATCGACGCCAACGTACCGACAGCCGCTCGGATGTACGACCACTACCTCGGCGGCAAGGACAACTACGCCGCGGACCGCGCGGCGTGCGAGGAACTGGACAAGGTGGTGCCCAGCACCCGCAGGCTGGCGCTGAACAACCGGCGCTTCCTGCAGCGGGTGGTGCGGACGCTCGCCGCCGAGTACGGCATCCGCCAGTTCCTCGACCACGGCTCCGGCCTGCCGACCCAGGACAACGTCCACCAGGTCGCCCAGCGCCACGACCCGAGCGCCCACGTCGTCTACGTCGACAACGACCCCATGGTGCTCGTCCACGGCCGCGCGCTGCTGGAACAGGACGAGCGCACCACCGTCATCCACGCCGACATGCGCGAGACCGAGGCGATCTTCGAGCACCCGGACACCCGACGGCTGATCGACTTCGACGAGCCGGTCGCCGTGCTCTTCAACTCGGTCTTCCACTGCATCCCGGACAGCGACACCGACGGCCCGCTCGCCGTGGTCCGCCGGGTGACCGAGCGGCTCGCGCCCGGCAGCTTCCTGGTGATGTGCCAGCTCGTCAGCGAGGATGCCGAAGTCCGGGACTTCGTCACCGACTTCATGGCCCAGGCGACCCAGGGACGCTGGGGCCGGGTCCGCCGGCAGCAGGACGTCGCCGAGTGGTTCGAGGGCCTGGAGATCCTGGAGCCGGGGCTGGTGGAGGTGTCCACCTGGCGCCCCGACTCGGACGTGGTGCCCCGCCAGCTCACCCGCGAGTGGATCGAGTTCGGCGGCGTGGCCCGCAAGCCCTGA
- a CDS encoding helix-turn-helix domain-containing protein encodes MYAESSQRVARLKPYLDRAEPAPTLLKMLVGVQLAGLREDAGLAQDQAARSLGFSAAKLSRIEADVRALLKLYEADEHEASVLLELLRRAGEPGWWQRYDKRLMPEWFERLVGLQEAAAAIRTFEIQYVPGLLQTPAYTHAVVRRGLPVAPENEVRRRVELRARRARLLHRPDAPQLWAIVDESVLLRVLGSKAVMREQLEHLIEMARQPHVTVQVVPLDVTNASAPAIPVTYLRFGGLDLPDVVYLEHIRSANFLEDRDETEEYRVVLDRLADEALTPRDSLALLRETMEQRYPAE; translated from the coding sequence ATGTACGCCGAGTCGTCGCAGCGCGTCGCGCGCCTGAAGCCGTACCTGGACCGGGCCGAACCCGCCCCGACGCTGCTGAAGATGCTGGTCGGCGTCCAGCTGGCCGGTCTGCGCGAGGACGCCGGACTGGCTCAGGACCAGGCGGCGCGCTCCCTCGGGTTCAGTGCCGCGAAGCTGTCCCGGATCGAGGCGGACGTGCGCGCCCTGCTGAAGCTGTACGAGGCGGACGAGCACGAGGCCTCGGTCCTGCTGGAGCTGCTGCGCCGGGCCGGGGAGCCGGGCTGGTGGCAGCGGTACGACAAGCGGCTGATGCCGGAGTGGTTCGAACGGCTGGTCGGGCTCCAGGAGGCCGCCGCCGCGATCCGCACCTTCGAGATCCAGTACGTGCCCGGGCTGCTCCAGACCCCGGCGTACACCCATGCGGTGGTCCGCCGCGGACTGCCGGTCGCACCGGAGAACGAGGTGCGCCGGCGGGTCGAACTACGGGCCCGGCGCGCCCGGTTGCTGCACCGCCCGGACGCCCCGCAGCTGTGGGCCATCGTCGACGAGTCGGTGCTGCTGCGGGTGCTCGGCAGCAAGGCCGTGATGCGCGAACAGCTGGAGCACCTGATCGAGATGGCCCGGCAGCCGCACGTCACCGTGCAGGTGGTGCCGCTGGACGTCACGAACGCCTCTGCGCCCGCCATCCCGGTCACCTACCTCCGCTTCGGCGGCCTCGATCTGCCGGACGTCGTGTACCTGGAGCACATCCGCAGCGCGAACTTCCTGGAGGACCGCGACGAGACGGAGGAGTACCGGGTGGTACTCGACCGTCTCGCCGACGAGGCGCTGACGCCGAGGGACTCGCTGGCGCTGCTCCGCGAGACGATGGAGCAGCGCTACCCCGCCGAGTGA
- a CDS encoding DUF397 domain-containing protein, producing MSAVRNGVRASSLEARWIKSRHSNAEGNCVEVAPLADGAVALRNSRDPDGPALVYTAAEVAAFLAGAKDGEFDHLV from the coding sequence ATGTCAGCAGTACGGAACGGGGTACGGGCCAGCTCGCTGGAGGCGCGCTGGATAAAGAGCCGTCACAGCAACGCCGAGGGGAACTGCGTCGAAGTGGCCCCCCTGGCCGACGGCGCCGTGGCACTGCGCAACTCCCGTGACCCCGACGGGCCCGCGCTCGTGTACACCGCGGCCGAGGTCGCGGCGTTCCTGGCCGGCGCCAAGGACGGGGAGTTCGACCACCTGGTGTGA
- a CDS encoding ATP-binding protein, translating into MTSHQGDAVPLSVHHTSAALRIVASEEGVAQARAFTEDTLRDWSLGHRGDDAALVVTELAANAVVHAVPRAPADASEVWLDLTRDAGHLTLAVSDPGDAPPVYAPHGTCALEEHGRGLFIVDALCEEWGWTPHPPAGKTVWARLSTTSSSLP; encoded by the coding sequence GTGACGTCGCATCAGGGAGATGCCGTGCCCTTATCCGTGCATCACACGTCCGCCGCACTGCGCATCGTCGCCAGTGAGGAAGGCGTCGCGCAGGCGCGGGCCTTCACCGAGGACACGCTCAGGGACTGGTCCCTGGGGCACCGGGGCGACGACGCCGCCCTCGTGGTCACCGAGCTCGCGGCCAACGCCGTCGTGCACGCGGTACCGCGGGCCCCGGCCGACGCCTCGGAGGTCTGGCTCGACCTCACCCGTGACGCGGGTCACCTGACGCTCGCCGTCTCCGACCCCGGAGACGCCCCGCCGGTGTACGCACCCCACGGCACCTGCGCCCTAGAGGAGCACGGCCGAGGACTGTTCATCGTCGACGCCCTCTGCGAGGAGTGGGGCTGGACCCCGCACCCCCCGGCGGGCAAGACCGTCTGGGCCAGGTTGTCGACCACCTCCTCGTCACTGCCATGA
- a CDS encoding ABC transporter ATP-binding protein yields the protein MASPPEKPLDHRYRGEHPVRTLAYLFRADRRRLAGAVGVFTVKHSPIWLLPLITASIIDTVVQHLPVGRLLTSTGIILFILLVNYPLHVLYVRLLYGSVRRMGTSLRSALCTRMQQLSIGYHSRVSAGVLQAKVVRDVETVEQMVQQTAEQGLGAITVLIGGLVIIAVRTPEFLPVFLIVVPAAALLVARLRSRLRTHNEHFRHEVETLSSRVTEMTRLIPVTRAHGLEGKALRRMDRTLRRLLTSGMRLDLVNGRFGSLAWVVLNVVGVLVLAGAALVSYYGVWGVTPGDVVMLSAFLTTLTNSVTTLAGLTPVISKGLESVRSVGEVLQAPELEDNEGKTEVTALRGAVTFESVGYAYDGGRAAVRDFTLDVTPGETIALVGASGAGKSTVLNLVIGFIRPTSGRLTLDGADMTGLDLRTYRRFVSVVPQESVLFDGTVRDNVAYGMDDADEETVRAALRDANALEFVDRLPEGLDTLVGEHGARLSGGQRQRLAIARALIRDPRVLVLDEATSALDTRSEALVQQALARLLHGRTTFVVAHRLSTVRGADRIVVMGDGRIQEIGTHEELLRRGGAYAALHSGQAA from the coding sequence ATGGCGTCGCCGCCCGAGAAACCGCTCGACCACCGCTACCGCGGCGAGCACCCCGTCCGCACCCTCGCCTACCTGTTCCGCGCCGACCGCCGGCGCCTGGCCGGCGCCGTCGGCGTGTTCACCGTCAAGCACAGCCCGATCTGGCTGCTGCCGCTGATCACCGCGTCCATCATCGACACCGTGGTGCAGCACCTGCCCGTCGGCCGGCTCCTCACCAGCACCGGGATCATCCTCTTCATCCTGCTGGTCAACTACCCGCTGCACGTGCTGTACGTCCGCCTGCTGTACGGCAGCGTCCGCCGCATGGGCACCAGCCTGCGCTCCGCCCTGTGCACCCGGATGCAGCAGCTGTCCATCGGCTACCACTCGCGGGTCAGCGCCGGCGTCCTCCAGGCCAAGGTGGTCCGGGACGTCGAGACGGTCGAGCAGATGGTCCAGCAGACGGCCGAACAGGGCCTCGGCGCCATCACCGTGCTCATCGGCGGCCTGGTCATCATCGCCGTGCGCACCCCCGAGTTCCTCCCCGTCTTCCTGATCGTGGTGCCCGCCGCCGCCCTGCTCGTCGCCCGGCTGCGGTCCCGGCTGCGCACCCACAACGAGCACTTCCGGCACGAGGTGGAGACCCTGTCGTCCCGGGTCACCGAGATGACCCGCCTGATACCCGTCACCCGCGCGCACGGACTGGAGGGCAAGGCGCTGCGCCGCATGGACCGCACCCTGCGCCGGCTGCTCACCTCCGGGATGCGCCTCGACCTGGTCAACGGCCGGTTCGGCTCACTGGCCTGGGTGGTGCTCAACGTGGTCGGCGTCCTGGTGCTCGCCGGTGCCGCGCTCGTCTCCTACTACGGCGTCTGGGGCGTCACCCCCGGCGACGTCGTCATGCTCAGCGCGTTCCTGACCACCCTCACCAACTCCGTGACCACGCTGGCCGGGCTCACCCCGGTCATCTCCAAGGGCCTGGAGTCGGTCCGCTCGGTCGGCGAGGTGCTCCAGGCGCCCGAGCTGGAGGACAACGAGGGCAAGACCGAGGTCACCGCGCTGCGCGGCGCCGTCACCTTCGAGAGCGTCGGCTACGCCTACGACGGCGGGCGCGCCGCCGTCCGCGACTTCACCCTCGACGTCACCCCGGGTGAGACCATCGCCCTGGTCGGCGCGTCCGGCGCGGGCAAGTCCACCGTGCTCAACCTGGTCATCGGCTTCATCCGCCCCACCTCGGGCCGGCTGACGCTCGACGGAGCCGACATGACCGGCCTCGACCTGCGCACCTACCGGCGGTTCGTCTCCGTGGTGCCCCAGGAGTCGGTCCTGTTCGACGGCACGGTCCGCGACAACGTCGCATACGGCATGGACGACGCCGACGAGGAGACCGTCCGCGCGGCCCTGCGGGACGCCAACGCGCTGGAGTTCGTCGACCGGCTGCCCGAGGGGCTCGACACCCTGGTGGGGGAGCACGGGGCCCGGCTGTCCGGGGGCCAGCGGCAGCGGCTCGCCATCGCCCGCGCCCTGATCCGGGACCCCAGGGTGCTGGTCCTCGACGAGGCGACCTCCGCCCTGGACACCCGCTCCGAGGCGCTGGTCCAGCAGGCGCTCGCCCGGCTGCTGCACGGCCGTACCACGTTCGTCGTGGCGCACCGGCTGTCGACCGTGCGGGGCGCGGACCGGATCGTGGTGATGGGGGACGGGCGCATCCAGGAGATCGGCACCCACGAGGAGCTGCTGCGCCGGGGCGGTGCCTACGCGGCGCTGCACAGCGGCCAAGCGGCGTGA
- a CDS encoding DUF5133 domain-containing protein, whose amino-acid sequence MLVPDPKVVRKLLTRYATLQIAQAERESAATARELEDVSYTLCVMMGTTDIHDAIARADALLLTGGRAADPDEDSGLSLAV is encoded by the coding sequence GTGCTTGTACCGGACCCGAAGGTCGTCAGAAAGCTGCTGACCCGGTACGCGACCTTGCAGATCGCTCAGGCGGAGCGGGAGAGCGCGGCCACGGCACGCGAGTTGGAGGATGTCAGTTACACGCTGTGCGTGATGATGGGGACCACGGACATCCATGACGCCATCGCCAGGGCGGACGCCCTGCTGCTGACCGGCGGCCGGGCGGCGGACCCGGACGAGGACAGCGGCCTGTCGCTGGCGGTCTGA
- the tgmB gene encoding ATP-grasp ribosomal peptide maturase: protein MTVLILTSDQDVTADMVVVHLNASGVPVVRLDPADLTGGVSLSGEYVHGAFRGHLRAAGRLVGMDGLRSVWVRRPGAAAAHAAAPSPWLTEESSQALYGMLRGTGARWMNHPDAARRARHKPWQLRLAQRSGLPVPATLITTLPQAARDFAERFPDLVVKPVSGAHPQEPPRAVPTSRVAPGTDFAAVAFGPTLLQRRIAKRADIRLTAVGERLLAARKETSPDADPDEVDVRFAASATPWTAAGVPQRIADGVRAYLREAELAYGAFDFAEDADGTWWFLECNQSGQFGFVEVDTGQPIARAIAGWLAGPAPERPGRTCDAGTAVP from the coding sequence ATGACCGTGCTGATCCTGACCAGCGACCAGGACGTGACGGCCGACATGGTGGTCGTGCACCTCAACGCGTCCGGGGTGCCGGTGGTCCGGCTCGACCCCGCCGACCTGACCGGCGGGGTCTCCCTCTCGGGCGAGTACGTGCACGGTGCCTTCCGCGGCCATCTGCGGGCCGCCGGCCGACTGGTGGGCATGGACGGGCTGCGGTCCGTCTGGGTGCGCCGGCCGGGCGCCGCGGCCGCCCACGCGGCGGCGCCGTCCCCGTGGCTGACCGAGGAGTCCTCGCAGGCGCTCTACGGCATGCTGCGCGGCACCGGCGCCCGCTGGATGAACCATCCCGACGCCGCCCGCCGGGCCCGTCACAAGCCGTGGCAGCTGCGTCTCGCCCAGCGCAGCGGGCTGCCGGTGCCGGCCACGCTGATCACGACGCTCCCGCAGGCGGCCCGGGACTTCGCGGAGCGCTTCCCCGACCTGGTGGTCAAGCCGGTGTCGGGAGCGCATCCGCAGGAGCCGCCGCGGGCGGTGCCGACCAGCAGGGTGGCGCCGGGCACCGACTTCGCCGCGGTGGCGTTCGGTCCCACGCTGCTTCAGCGCCGGATCGCCAAGCGGGCCGACATCCGGCTCACGGCGGTCGGCGAGCGGCTGCTGGCGGCCCGCAAGGAGACCTCGCCGGACGCCGACCCGGACGAGGTCGACGTGCGGTTCGCCGCCTCGGCCACCCCCTGGACGGCGGCCGGGGTCCCGCAGCGGATCGCCGACGGGGTGCGCGCGTACCTGCGCGAGGCGGAGCTGGCGTACGGCGCCTTCGACTTCGCCGAGGACGCCGACGGGACCTGGTGGTTCCTGGAGTGCAACCAGTCGGGCCAGTTCGGGTTCGTGGAGGTGGACACGGGCCAGCCGATCGCCCGGGCCATCGCCGGGTGGCTGGCCGGACCCGCTCCGGAGCGGCCCGGGCGGACGTGCGACGCCGGCACCGCGGTTCCGTGA
- the tgmA gene encoding putative ATP-grasp-modified RiPP, with protein MQPFALHYARPAAELDVATPYAYDPGRQLNVLFDGRIAAADHALLRELGTTTSTAGSKTHFDD; from the coding sequence ATGCAACCGTTCGCGCTCCACTACGCACGCCCGGCGGCGGAGTTGGACGTCGCCACCCCCTACGCCTACGACCCCGGACGGCAGTTGAACGTGCTCTTCGACGGCCGGATCGCCGCCGCCGATCACGCCCTGCTCCGGGAACTGGGGACCACGACGTCCACGGCGGGCTCCAAGACTCACTTCGACGACTGA